In Streptomyces asoensis, a single genomic region encodes these proteins:
- a CDS encoding DUF6058 family natural product biosynthesis protein produces MPKTDLERQLAERFREVNGVHPMTEDDDAYVSSQFVPLEEVCARHGRDPEAVRRLMLEQRLPLPGYLRSDGAEMVPADLFALADEAGGVERLEAWFTAHWDDPATGSEEWDAYLSGRYVCLHSVTPATIRRKDDLTSAISAATDEPDTGSARWSERLHALVDELDALEPAFTAYDRLRFGGPTSRDICIDAPRDRFPRP; encoded by the coding sequence ATGCCGAAGACAGACCTCGAGCGACAGCTCGCCGAGAGATTCCGCGAAGTCAACGGCGTCCACCCCATGACCGAGGACGACGACGCCTACGTCAGCTCGCAGTTCGTCCCCCTGGAGGAGGTGTGCGCACGGCACGGCCGTGATCCCGAAGCGGTCCGCCGGCTGATGCTGGAACAACGCCTGCCGCTTCCCGGGTATCTGCGCTCCGACGGGGCCGAGATGGTCCCGGCCGACCTGTTCGCACTCGCCGACGAGGCCGGAGGTGTGGAACGGCTCGAAGCGTGGTTCACCGCGCACTGGGACGACCCCGCCACGGGGAGCGAGGAGTGGGACGCGTATCTCAGCGGGCGGTACGTCTGCCTGCACTCGGTCACCCCCGCCACCATCCGGCGCAAGGACGACCTGACGAGCGCGATCAGCGCCGCGACGGACGAACCGGACACCGGTTCGGCGCGCTGGTCGGAGCGGCTGCACGCGCTGGTCGACGAACTCGACGCGCTGGAACCGGCGTTCACCGCCTACGACCGTCTCCGGTTCGGCGGCCCCACGTCCCGGGACATCTGTATCGACGCCCCGCGCGACCGCTTCCCGCGCCCCTGA
- a CDS encoding class I SAM-dependent methyltransferase, which translates to MSEASEATQADRALKAKHRAMWALGDYPLVATDVIPDLGPELVRESGVRPGTRVLDVAAGSGNAAIPAALTGADVVAVDLTPELLEAGRQLAGERDAKLAWQEGDAEQLPFEDAEFDIVLSCVGVMFAPHHQQAADELVRVCRPGGRIALVNWTPEGFVGQMFAAMRPYAPPPPPGAQPPPLWGDESHVRSLLGDRVSGVDARRRSLRVEAFSGPEEFREFFKRCYGPTVAVYAAIADDPGKVAALDTALADLAAGQLADGVMEWEYLLFTADRSSR; encoded by the coding sequence ATGTCCGAGGCGAGTGAGGCGACGCAGGCCGACCGGGCGCTGAAGGCCAAGCATCGTGCCATGTGGGCGCTGGGCGACTACCCCCTCGTGGCCACCGATGTCATCCCGGACCTCGGTCCGGAACTCGTGCGGGAGAGCGGCGTCCGGCCGGGCACACGCGTGCTCGACGTCGCGGCCGGTTCGGGGAACGCCGCCATCCCCGCGGCCCTCACCGGAGCCGATGTCGTGGCCGTCGACCTGACCCCGGAGCTGCTGGAAGCCGGCCGGCAGCTCGCCGGCGAACGCGACGCCAAGCTGGCGTGGCAGGAGGGCGACGCCGAGCAACTGCCCTTCGAAGACGCGGAGTTCGACATCGTACTGTCCTGTGTCGGTGTCATGTTCGCCCCGCACCACCAGCAGGCGGCCGACGAACTGGTCCGGGTGTGCCGGCCCGGCGGGCGGATCGCCCTCGTGAACTGGACCCCGGAAGGGTTCGTCGGGCAGATGTTCGCCGCGATGCGCCCGTACGCGCCCCCGCCGCCGCCCGGTGCGCAGCCGCCCCCGCTGTGGGGCGACGAGAGCCATGTGCGGTCGCTGCTCGGCGACCGCGTGAGCGGCGTCGACGCCCGCCGCCGGTCGCTGCGCGTCGAGGCGTTCTCCGGCCCGGAGGAGTTCCGGGAGTTCTTCAAGCGCTGCTACGGCCCCACCGTCGCCGTGTACGCCGCCATCGCAGACGACCCCGGGAAGGTCGCCGCCCTCGACACGGCCCTCGCGGACCTGGCCGCCGGACAGCTGGCGGACGGGGTCATGGAGTGGGAGTACCTGCTGTTCACGGCCGACAGGTCCTCGCGCTGA